The Coffea arabica cultivar ET-39 chromosome 4e, Coffea Arabica ET-39 HiFi, whole genome shotgun sequence genome includes a window with the following:
- the LOC113741448 gene encoding transcription factor BEE 3-like, which yields MAQHFISDVQNIRQSFSLSDVDPNMEMMSQFPELNPGALDSSNFTNVQPSMGFSFHESNISQLLDQFPGNLAENFPGIFPSDFKNVLSLPDPICSSAYDHTLHEGKKRKLTDTPESSSANSSAQISENGSRTKNCSQITGKGKRIRSNRKDEEKPKEVVHVRAKRGQATDSHSLAERVRRGKINERLRCLQDIVPGCHKTMGMAVMLDEIINYVQSLQNQVEFLSMKLTAASNFYDFNRETDTIDTLQRAKAFEAMKMQKLMKEDFDGVPSTQLGPLDQTFGCYPSLPFNT from the exons ATGGCTCAACACTTCATTTCGGATGTGCAAAACATCAGACAATCATTCTCCTTATCTGATGTTGATCCAAACATGGAAATGATGAGTCAGTTTCCAGAGTTGAATCCAGGAGCTTTAGATTCCTCAAACTTTACGAACGTGCAGCCTTCAATGGGATTTTCTTTCCATGAAAGTAATATCAGTCAACTCCTTGATCAGTTCCCCGGAAATTTAGCAGAAAACTTCCCTGGCATTTTCCCTAGCGATTTCAAGAACGTCCTCTCACTTCCTGATCCCATCTGTTCTTCTGCATATGATCATACCCTTCATGAAggtaagaaaaggaaattaaCAGACACCCCGGAAAGTAGTTCAGCTAATTCATCTGCTCAAATCTCCGAAAATGGAAGCAGAACAAAAAAT TGTTCACAGATtacaggaaaaggaaaaaggataaGAAGCAATAGGAAGGATGAAGAGAAACCAAAAGAAGTGGTACATGTTAGAGCTAAAAGAGGCCAAGCTACCGATAGTCACAGTTTAGCAGAAAGG GTCAGAAGAGGAAAAATCAATGAGAGGCTTAGGTGCTTGCAAGACATTGTTCCAGGCTGCCACAAG ACAATGGGCATGGCAGTGATGTTGGATGAGATAATTAATTACGTGCAGTccttacaaaatcaagttgaA TTTTTGTCCATGAAGCTTACAGCAGCAAGCAACTTCTACGACTTCAACAGAGAAACAGACACCATAGATACACTCCAG AGAGCAAAGGCATTTGAAGCAATGAAGATGCAAAAGCTAATGAAGGAGGACTTTGATGGGGTTCCTTCCACTCAACTTGGACCTCTTGACCAGACTTTTGGATGCTATCCTTCACTGCCATTCAACACATGA